One genomic window of Paraburkholderia phytofirmans PsJN includes the following:
- a CDS encoding alpha-hydroxy acid oxidase: MKTSGEATYGHAIIPGKATIRDFVEPARKHLPAFAFNTLAGGAGNDAGVAENEAAFGRRFFVSRRFAPASTDQTATVFGHSYASPFGVAPMGLANLFYPGADLLLAQAAQAGNFPFVLSTAASTSIERITKVAPDVSWYQLYLLSDDRLNAELLSRVAGCGVAVLVLTVDVPVAGRRNSAIRDGVTLPLRWTSALLADVMRRPQWALGMLRHGAPKLENYAPHAGTADVGAASRHIASVMKMGLEWDDLKKVRAMWPGKLVIKGILHPDDAARSVALGADGIWVSNHGGRQLEGAIASLDALSEIRRAVGRDTAVFLDGGVRTGEDILKACALGAGLCFSGRSFAFPVAAYGERGVRAAVEILKEEIRVGLAQLGVQSLSALTSDSLSNVTRASTPGDPFES; encoded by the coding sequence ATGAAAACCAGCGGCGAAGCGACATATGGCCACGCGATTATTCCGGGGAAGGCCACCATCAGAGACTTCGTGGAGCCAGCCAGGAAGCACTTGCCTGCATTCGCATTCAACACACTGGCAGGCGGTGCGGGTAATGATGCCGGTGTAGCCGAGAACGAAGCTGCGTTCGGTCGCCGATTTTTCGTATCCAGGCGATTTGCTCCCGCATCGACCGATCAGACCGCCACCGTCTTCGGGCATTCATATGCATCGCCGTTCGGCGTCGCTCCAATGGGACTGGCGAATCTCTTCTATCCCGGGGCGGATCTTTTGCTCGCACAAGCAGCGCAGGCAGGAAATTTCCCTTTCGTTCTGAGTACCGCGGCCTCGACTTCCATTGAGCGAATTACGAAAGTAGCACCCGACGTGAGCTGGTATCAGCTCTACCTGTTGAGCGATGACAGGCTGAACGCAGAACTTCTCAGCCGCGTCGCGGGCTGTGGCGTGGCCGTTCTGGTACTAACCGTGGACGTTCCGGTGGCGGGACGGCGCAACAGTGCCATCCGCGATGGTGTCACGCTACCGCTACGTTGGACGTCTGCGCTTCTGGCTGACGTAATGCGCCGTCCTCAATGGGCTCTCGGAATGCTGCGTCACGGCGCACCGAAGCTCGAGAACTACGCACCGCATGCCGGCACGGCCGATGTCGGTGCAGCGAGCCGGCACATTGCGTCCGTGATGAAAATGGGACTCGAGTGGGACGACCTGAAAAAAGTGCGGGCCATGTGGCCCGGCAAACTTGTCATCAAGGGAATCCTTCATCCCGATGACGCGGCGCGGAGCGTCGCGCTTGGCGCCGACGGAATCTGGGTATCAAACCATGGAGGCCGTCAACTCGAAGGGGCCATTGCATCTCTCGACGCGCTGTCAGAAATCCGGCGCGCGGTGGGTCGCGACACTGCCGTCTTTCTCGATGGTGGTGTGCGTACCGGCGAAGACATCTTGAAAGCATGCGCGCTTGGAGCAGGCCTTTGTTTCTCTGGCCGCTCTTTCGCGTTTCCCGTCGCAGCGTACGGAGAACGGGGTGTGCGAGCGGCGGTGGAGATTCTTAAAGAAGAAATTCGTGTGGGACTCGCGCAGCTCGGCGTGCAAAGCCTTTCGGCCCTGACATCGGACTCGCTGTCGAACGTGACGCGAGCAAGTACACCGGGCGATCCGTTCGAATCGTAG
- a CDS encoding IlvD/Edd family dehydratase translates to MSKNRDRKSLRSRAWFNNSDNPAMTALYLERFMNYGLTLEELKSERPVIGIAQTGSDLSPCNRHHVELAQRVKDGIRDAGGIPIEFPVHPIQETVRRPTASLDRNLAYLGLVEALYGYPFDGVVLTTGCDKTTPAMLMGAATVDIPSIVLSGGPMLNAWYKGERAGSGTIIWHARSELAAGRMDYDEFLSCVANSAPSIGHCNSMGTALSMNSLAEVLGMSLPGCGTIPAPYRERGQMAYQTGRQIVQLVHDDVRPSSLLTREAFENAIVVASAIGASTNCPPHINAIARHIGVDLDIRDWDRLGYDIPLLVNCMPAGKYLGEEFHRAGGVAAVVHELLKAGKLHGDVQTVSGKTLAQCYGDSPATDADVIRPYASPLKSEAGFAVLGGNLFDSAVMKTSVISDDFRHKYLENPADPGAFEGRAIVFEGPEDYHDRIDDPALEIDENCILFIRGTGPVGYPGAAEVVNMIPPSELIKRGVTLLPCVGDGRQSGTSASPSILNASPESAIGGGLAILQTGDRVRFDLTRRRADMLVPEDELDRRRREWKAYEFVNQTPWQELHRRYVGQLEDGACLDFSVKYQRVAEVHGVPRDNH, encoded by the coding sequence ATGAGCAAGAATCGAGACAGGAAGTCCCTTCGTTCGCGAGCCTGGTTTAACAACAGCGACAACCCGGCTATGACTGCGTTGTATCTCGAGCGCTTCATGAACTACGGACTGACTCTGGAAGAGCTGAAAAGCGAGCGTCCCGTTATCGGTATCGCCCAGACAGGGAGCGACCTCTCGCCTTGCAATCGCCATCACGTGGAACTGGCCCAGCGCGTTAAGGACGGCATTCGCGACGCAGGCGGCATTCCGATTGAGTTCCCTGTTCATCCTATTCAGGAGACGGTAAGACGACCGACGGCATCCCTCGACCGCAACCTTGCGTACCTTGGACTTGTTGAGGCTTTGTACGGATATCCATTCGATGGTGTGGTTCTAACCACCGGTTGCGACAAGACGACTCCGGCGATGCTCATGGGCGCCGCTACGGTAGACATCCCCTCAATCGTGCTCTCTGGCGGCCCGATGCTGAACGCCTGGTACAAGGGCGAACGAGCCGGTTCCGGCACGATTATCTGGCATGCCCGCAGCGAGCTTGCGGCAGGCCGCATGGATTACGACGAATTTCTCTCCTGTGTGGCGAACTCGGCTCCTTCCATCGGGCACTGCAATTCGATGGGGACGGCGCTCTCGATGAATAGCCTCGCGGAAGTACTGGGCATGTCTCTCCCCGGCTGCGGGACCATTCCCGCACCATATCGGGAACGTGGGCAGATGGCGTACCAGACGGGGCGCCAGATTGTCCAACTGGTCCATGATGACGTGCGGCCTTCGTCGCTGCTCACTCGGGAGGCATTCGAGAACGCCATTGTGGTCGCGAGCGCGATTGGTGCATCAACCAACTGCCCTCCGCACATTAATGCCATTGCGCGTCACATCGGCGTCGATCTCGACATTCGCGATTGGGACCGGCTCGGATATGACATTCCGCTCCTGGTCAACTGCATGCCGGCAGGCAAATACCTGGGCGAGGAATTCCACCGTGCAGGCGGCGTGGCGGCGGTAGTACACGAGTTGCTTAAAGCCGGAAAACTTCATGGGGACGTTCAAACTGTCTCGGGTAAGACCCTTGCGCAGTGCTATGGCGACAGTCCTGCGACCGACGCTGACGTTATCAGGCCCTATGCATCACCATTGAAGAGCGAAGCTGGGTTTGCTGTGCTTGGCGGCAACCTCTTCGATTCCGCGGTAATGAAGACGTCGGTCATTTCGGACGACTTCCGCCATAAATATCTCGAGAATCCCGCTGACCCCGGTGCCTTCGAGGGGAGAGCCATCGTGTTTGAAGGGCCGGAGGATTACCACGACCGGATTGACGACCCCGCACTGGAAATTGATGAAAACTGCATCCTCTTTATTCGTGGCACGGGGCCAGTCGGCTATCCAGGCGCGGCGGAAGTGGTGAACATGATTCCCCCCTCTGAACTTATCAAGCGAGGCGTGACGCTGCTCCCATGTGTGGGAGACGGAAGGCAGTCGGGCACTTCCGCGAGTCCGTCCATTTTGAATGCGTCTCCCGAGTCGGCAATTGGCGGCGGCCTGGCCATCCTGCAGACGGGCGACCGCGTTCGCTTCGATCTGACACGCCGGCGTGCTGACATGCTGGTGCCGGAAGACGAGCTAGACCGGCGCCGTCGGGAATGGAAAGCATATGAGTTCGTCAATCAAACGCCGTGGCAGGAACTGCATCGCCGCTATGTAGGGCAGCTCGAAGACGGCGCCTGCCTGGATTTCTCGGTGAAGTACCAGCGCGTTGCAGAAGTGCATGGAGTTCCGAGAGATAACCACTGA
- a CDS encoding porin: protein MRLKLSGAGLILAYAGVAHAQSNVTLYGVIDDGLTYVSNQSGHSAWRMDDSISQGDRFGFKGTEDLGGGLSAQFNLESGFNPNTGASRQGGLLFGRQAWVGLSDSRFGTLKFGRTYDQMTLTLIQYHVGYYVGIYAFDQGDADRISGEWLNNLVTYASPVIGGFKFSAQYSFSSPGVPSTSLGPAYSLGASYDHGPFSIGAAMTSIHGYSINPGGMGMPVFLNTNTGFASTSVVVDRYRTAGIGSSYTFGNLGIAAVYANTRFQTLGHANTLQSINANIHYFILPAVQVTGGYGYSRFTTYNWNEFNLALDYLLSKRTDIITSADYQKANGGARADLVTLPVSGDNKQLVLRIAMRHKF from the coding sequence ATGCGATTGAAGTTGAGCGGTGCGGGATTGATCTTGGCTTATGCGGGCGTCGCACACGCCCAATCCAATGTGACGTTATATGGCGTTATCGACGACGGTCTGACGTATGTGTCCAACCAGAGTGGTCACTCGGCCTGGCGGATGGACGACAGCATCAGCCAGGGAGACCGCTTCGGCTTTAAGGGAACAGAAGACCTTGGGGGTGGGCTTTCGGCACAGTTCAACCTTGAAAGCGGCTTCAATCCGAACACGGGTGCGTCTCGTCAAGGTGGTTTACTGTTCGGGCGCCAGGCGTGGGTCGGTCTGTCCGATTCTCGTTTCGGCACGCTGAAGTTCGGTCGGACGTACGACCAGATGACGCTCACTTTGATTCAGTATCACGTTGGCTACTACGTCGGCATCTACGCGTTCGACCAAGGCGACGCCGACCGCATCTCAGGGGAATGGCTCAACAACCTCGTGACCTACGCCAGTCCGGTCATCGGCGGCTTCAAGTTCAGCGCTCAATACAGCTTCAGTTCGCCGGGGGTGCCCTCGACTTCGTTGGGACCGGCCTACAGCCTTGGCGCGTCTTACGATCATGGCCCCTTCTCCATTGGTGCAGCCATGACCAGCATTCACGGATACTCCATCAACCCTGGCGGGATGGGTATGCCTGTTTTTCTTAACACCAACACGGGATTTGCTTCGACAAGTGTGGTGGTAGACCGCTATCGCACAGCCGGAATTGGCAGCTCCTACACCTTCGGCAACCTCGGGATCGCAGCTGTGTACGCGAACACCCGCTTCCAGACGCTCGGACACGCCAACACGCTCCAAAGCATCAACGCGAATATTCACTACTTCATCCTGCCGGCGGTGCAGGTGACCGGCGGGTACGGATATTCGCGCTTCACGACTTACAACTGGAACGAATTCAATCTGGCGCTCGATTACCTATTGTCCAAGCGGACCGACATTATCACGAGCGCGGACTACCAGAAGGCAAATGGTGGCGCCCGTGCCGATCTCGTCACCCTGCCAGTTTCCGGAGACAACAAGCAGCTCGTTCTTCGCATCGCGATGCGCCATAAATTCTAG
- a CDS encoding D-2-hydroxyacid dehydrogenase, producing the protein MRVHVQSFQADPAGLFTREQWNGVFGQSSGHDVSFGCTSDDLRAIESEVEVLLIATRGLRAMLPINAPKLKIVSVSSAGVDMLAPFDWLPSGAVLLNNSGTHSVKASEFALMGLLMLANRMPQFIAAQSLGQWQPVSVRTLANNRLTVVGLGAIGARCAEVASALGMHVTGVRSRPGTHPACVEVVGVDQIDRVLSYSDYLVLSLPGGATTRHLLDRRRLELLPHGASIVNVGRGSVLDEDALCDLLDSGKVGGAVLDVFEYEPLLKDSRLWRTPNLVVTPHVSADDPLNYNLLTLRILFDNLAAFSKGLPMPNQIDTTTGLRQSK; encoded by the coding sequence ATGCGGGTGCATGTACAGAGCTTCCAGGCCGATCCTGCCGGTCTATTTACGCGTGAGCAGTGGAATGGCGTGTTTGGACAGAGCAGCGGTCACGACGTTAGCTTTGGTTGTACGTCGGACGACCTGCGGGCAATAGAGTCGGAAGTTGAAGTTCTACTCATCGCGACCCGTGGGTTGCGTGCAATGCTTCCCATCAATGCACCCAAGCTGAAAATTGTTTCCGTGTCGTCTGCAGGCGTCGACATGCTTGCTCCTTTCGACTGGCTGCCATCGGGCGCCGTGCTACTCAACAACAGCGGTACTCATTCAGTGAAGGCGAGTGAGTTCGCTTTGATGGGTCTTTTGATGCTGGCCAACCGGATGCCACAATTCATCGCTGCACAGAGTCTTGGTCAATGGCAGCCCGTGTCGGTTAGAACCTTGGCGAATAATCGGCTCACAGTCGTAGGACTGGGCGCGATTGGTGCGCGGTGTGCGGAAGTTGCCTCGGCACTTGGCATGCACGTTACCGGTGTGCGCTCGCGACCTGGGACTCATCCAGCATGCGTGGAGGTTGTTGGCGTTGACCAGATCGATAGGGTTCTGTCGTACAGCGACTATCTGGTGTTGTCACTCCCCGGAGGCGCGACAACACGACATCTGCTCGACAGGCGGCGTCTTGAATTACTTCCGCACGGTGCCAGCATAGTAAATGTCGGTCGCGGCTCAGTACTGGATGAGGATGCGTTATGCGATCTTCTCGATAGCGGGAAAGTAGGGGGCGCAGTACTGGATGTTTTTGAATATGAGCCGTTATTGAAAGATTCACGCCTCTGGCGCACACCAAACCTTGTGGTCACGCCACATGTCTCAGCGGATGATCCCTTGAATTACAACCTCCTCACGCTCCGCATTCTTTTCGACAACCTGGCGGCATTCAGCAAGGGCCTGCCGATGCCCAACCAGATCGATACAACCACGGGTTTGCGTCAAAGTAAATAA
- a CDS encoding MFS transporter, which produces MNSNTYPDGISAPSVPGTAKAEQRRAAAAGMVGYILEWFDFGIYGFLAPIIAQNFFPAHDSVTSLLVAFAVFGVGCVARPIGSVVLGRIADVKGRHGALATTMILMAASTVMMGLLPTYSQIGIAAPILLVAARLLQGFAAGGEWGTAAAFLVEWGGSNRRGFLGAFQQSSIAAGLMLASFVAAVLSTFIGHDGLAAWGWRIPFILGIVLGPIGFYVRRNVKESPMFIKAAQSTEKISNVLFWKSVLHGFCFLVLWFVSSYMVCVYMPSFAARYAHISETASLWAGSLSLAAVAVLTPLAGLLSDRIGRKPLLLGSCLFFVIFSYPAYRLIVAGIGVGNYMLVQMLLTLAFILFSGCGPAALAEMFPTKVRSLGVSIGGGVASILGGFTPFLTTWTISLTGSSASAGWLLAGSAALTLPVVIVMHDRSKQVEI; this is translated from the coding sequence ATGAATTCAAACACCTACCCCGATGGCATATCCGCCCCCTCAGTGCCAGGCACGGCAAAAGCCGAGCAACGACGTGCCGCGGCTGCCGGCATGGTCGGCTACATCCTGGAGTGGTTTGATTTTGGAATCTACGGTTTTCTTGCCCCCATCATCGCGCAGAATTTTTTCCCTGCGCACGATAGCGTCACGTCGCTGCTGGTGGCCTTTGCGGTCTTCGGCGTGGGTTGTGTTGCCCGGCCGATCGGTAGTGTCGTGCTGGGACGAATTGCAGACGTGAAAGGGCGACACGGTGCACTTGCTACCACCATGATTCTTATGGCCGCGAGCACTGTTATGATGGGATTGCTTCCAACCTATTCACAAATTGGAATCGCCGCGCCGATCCTGCTGGTCGCCGCCCGGTTGCTGCAAGGCTTTGCCGCTGGAGGCGAATGGGGTACAGCCGCAGCTTTTCTCGTTGAGTGGGGTGGCTCAAATCGTCGCGGCTTTCTTGGCGCATTCCAGCAGTCCAGCATTGCCGCGGGACTGATGCTGGCATCGTTCGTGGCAGCCGTCCTCAGCACATTTATTGGCCACGATGGTCTAGCCGCCTGGGGATGGAGAATTCCATTCATTCTTGGAATTGTTCTCGGACCGATTGGCTTTTACGTTCGTCGTAATGTCAAAGAGTCGCCAATGTTCATCAAAGCGGCTCAAAGCACAGAGAAGATTTCCAACGTTCTCTTCTGGAAATCTGTGCTGCACGGCTTCTGCTTCCTTGTACTCTGGTTTGTCAGCTCGTATATGGTGTGTGTTTATATGCCGTCGTTTGCGGCACGTTATGCACACATCAGTGAAACCGCGTCGCTCTGGGCCGGTTCACTCTCTCTTGCAGCAGTAGCAGTATTGACCCCACTCGCCGGTCTCCTGTCAGACAGGATTGGACGCAAGCCACTTTTGCTGGGAAGTTGCCTGTTCTTCGTGATCTTCTCTTACCCGGCATACAGGCTCATTGTTGCGGGTATTGGCGTGGGTAACTACATGCTGGTACAGATGCTTCTCACGCTGGCTTTCATTCTTTTCTCCGGATGCGGTCCGGCGGCTCTCGCAGAGATGTTTCCGACAAAAGTTCGCTCGCTGGGTGTGTCGATTGGCGGGGGCGTTGCCTCTATACTCGGCGGGTTCACGCCATTCCTAACTACCTGGACAATTTCCCTCACGGGTTCCAGCGCCAGTGCTGGCTGGCTGCTCGCAGGTAGCGCGGCGCTGACATTGCCGGTGGTTATCGTGATGCACGACCGCTCAAAACAAGTGGAAATTTGA
- a CDS encoding NAD(P)-dependent oxidoreductase — protein sequence MWELESPRVGFCGLGKMGLPMTQRLLNSGRQVAVWNRSMQKAQALETAQPGQCKAFASPAELAGQANVVMLCLADSHAVEKVVFGTDGLVEGAGKNGIVLVDHSTITPAQTRSFAARWQETTGGHWVDAPVSGGTAGAIAGTLAVTAGGHATLVNYVAPLMVAYSANLTHMGELGAGQATKLANQVIVMTTIAAIAEATRLAEHAGVDAVRLPAALAGGWADSILLQTLQPRMVVPPETPSGSIRTMLKDLNAVESLACESGVALPIARRVQEWLQKAIDEGLGGSDISQIVKVKMT from the coding sequence ATGTGGGAATTGGAATCACCACGCGTTGGATTTTGTGGTCTTGGGAAGATGGGCTTGCCGATGACGCAACGTTTGCTCAATAGCGGACGGCAGGTTGCGGTGTGGAACCGTTCCATGCAGAAAGCGCAAGCGCTGGAAACCGCGCAGCCGGGGCAATGCAAAGCCTTTGCGTCGCCGGCAGAGCTCGCTGGGCAAGCTAATGTCGTGATGTTGTGCCTCGCGGATAGTCATGCTGTTGAAAAGGTCGTATTCGGAACGGACGGGCTTGTCGAAGGCGCCGGCAAGAATGGCATTGTTCTGGTGGACCATTCCACCATTACACCGGCGCAGACGCGTTCGTTTGCGGCGCGATGGCAGGAGACTACTGGGGGGCACTGGGTCGACGCGCCAGTATCTGGCGGCACGGCGGGCGCTATAGCGGGTACGCTTGCTGTAACGGCAGGGGGGCACGCGACTTTAGTCAACTACGTGGCGCCGCTTATGGTGGCTTACTCAGCTAACCTGACGCACATGGGTGAGTTGGGCGCCGGCCAGGCAACAAAGCTTGCTAACCAGGTTATCGTCATGACAACCATTGCTGCTATTGCCGAGGCAACCCGGCTTGCAGAGCATGCGGGCGTCGATGCGGTTCGCCTACCCGCGGCACTTGCGGGAGGCTGGGCCGATTCCATCCTGCTGCAAACTTTGCAGCCACGCATGGTTGTTCCGCCAGAGACGCCTTCTGGATCTATCCGAACGATGTTGAAAGACCTTAATGCCGTGGAGTCGCTCGCGTGCGAAAGCGGGGTAGCGCTGCCGATTGCCCGCCGCGTGCAGGAATGGCTCCAGAAAGCCATTGATGAGGGTCTTGGCGGCTCTGATATTTCCCAGATTGTGAAGGTGAAAATGACTTGA